One window of Penaeus chinensis breed Huanghai No. 1 chromosome 3, ASM1920278v2, whole genome shotgun sequence genomic DNA carries:
- the LOC125045209 gene encoding uncharacterized protein LOC125045209 produces the protein MNTLGLLCAFAAVVSCRAGYLGPSVVSHAPAAAVAVHAPVSLAAPYVSVGHHAPVALASAASQYHAQDELGQYSFGYSGGPSSRSESRDAYGNVRGSFSYVDSYGNVQSRSYVADDFGFRVTGTDGLRHKRSYGTYPASTGPLATVSHVAPVVHAAPAFASVASPLGGFSYGHHAVPFFASYRSHLAHPYVNVLRHKRSYGTFPASTGPLSTVSHVTPVVHAVPAVSPVVHAAHAVSPVVHAAHAVSPVVHAAHAVAPAFSPLTSFPYGHYRVPSVTSYRSHLAHPLLTRAVDY, from the exons ATGAACACCCTT GGTCTTTTGTGCGCCTTTGCCGCCGTGGTCAGCTGCCGAGCTGGCTATCTTGGCCCATCCGTTGTGTCTCACGCTCCAGCTGCAGCCGTTGCCGTTCACGCTCCGGTTTCGTTAGCGGCCCCCTATGTCTCCGTAGGACATCACGCTCCCGTGGCGCTGGCGTCTGCTGCGTCCCAGTACCACGCCCAGGACGAGCTCGGACAGTACTCCTTCGGCTACAGCGGCGGCCCCTCCTCCAGGAGCGAGAGCCGCGACGCCTACGGCAACGTGCGAGGCTCCTTCAGCTACGTCGACTCCTACGGGAACGTCCAGTCCCGATCCTACGTCGCCGACGACTTCGGCTTCCGCGTGACTGGCACCGACGGGCTTCGGCACAAGCGCTCCTACGGCACCTACCCCGCCTCCACTGGTCCCCTGGCCACCGTGTCCCACGTGGCTCCTGTGGTTCACGCTGCTCCTGCCTTTGCTTCTGTTGCCTCCCCTCTCGGGGGCTTCTCCTACGGACATCACGCAGTCCCCTTCTTCGCCAGCTACAGGAGCCACCTGGCCCACCCTTACGTGAACGTGCTTCGTCACAAGCGTTCCTACGGCACCTTCCCAGCCTCCACTGGTCCTCTGAGCACCGTGTCCCACGTGACTCCTGTGGTTCATGCTGTCCCTGCAGTGTCCCCTGTGGTCCATGCTGCTCATGCTGTGTCCCCTGTGGTTCATGCTGCTCATGCTGTGTCCCCTGTGGTTCATGCTGCTCATGCCGTGGCCCCTGCCTTTTCCCCACTTACGAGCTTCCCCTATGGACACTACAGAGTTCCATCCGTCACCAGCTACAGGAGCCACTTGGCTCACCCTCTGCTGACTAGAGCTGTGGACTACTAA